One genomic region from Quercus robur chromosome 4, dhQueRobu3.1, whole genome shotgun sequence encodes:
- the LOC126721507 gene encoding uncharacterized protein LOC126721507 translates to MLQEFTEVHPAAPVQNSSPQQSRPKWEPPPPSLLKINFDGAVFRETEEARLGVVVRDSHGQVPASLAKKIELPSSSYEVEALAAVRAITLAMDLNLPSFIVEGDSEVVISALRSEEESLSSFGHLISSIKHYLVSCNCISFFHIRRSGNSVAHFLAKHAKTIDGVSMWMEDVPPQVVDVLLADFG, encoded by the coding sequence ATGCTTCAGGAGTTTACCGAGGTGCATCCAGCAGCTCCGGTGCAGAATTCTTCTCCTCAACAGTCTCGGCCAAAGTGGGAACCCCCTCCTCCGTCACTCCTTAAGATTAATTTTGATGGTGCAGTCTTCAGAGAAACAGAGGAAGCTAGGTTAGGAGTGGTTGTCCGGGATTCTCATGGTCAGGTGCCTGCATCCTTGGCGAAGAAGATCGAGCTTCCATCATCCTCATACGAAGTTGAAGCTCTAGCAGCTGTTCGAGCTATCACCCTTGCTATGGACCTCAACCTACCCTCTTTCATTGTCGAGGGAGACTCGGAGGTGGTTATTTCAGCCTTAAGAAGTGAAGAGGAATCTCTCTCATCTTTTGGTCATCTGATTTCTTCTATTAAGCACTATTTAGTTTCTTGTAAttgcatttctttctttcacatTCGTAGGTCAGGAAACTCAGTTGCtcattttttagcaaaacacgCAAAAACTATTGATGGTGTTTCtatgtggatggaggatgttccaccacaaGTTGTTGATGTACTTTTAGCCGATTTTGGctga